Within Phycodurus eques isolate BA_2022a chromosome 7, UOR_Pequ_1.1, whole genome shotgun sequence, the genomic segment AATTGTACGTTTGATTCtctttcatttcaataaaaaaaattatgtatttgaATATTTGGATCGAATTCGATTCCAACAATCAAAGAGCGTTTTAAATGTTAGTCAAATAAGGAACGTTTTTAATCAGGttatttgattgcatttttaCAAAGGTGCTGTTTGgatgttcttttcttttcttttcttttcattattaATCATGATAATGTACGGCATATGTGTTTGACTCCCCTTCAAGAGGGACCTCGGCGCCGCCCTTGTTTCCGTTTCCATGGAAACCCTAACCTCCACGTGGGCCCCCGTCGACCGTTGTGACGTCATCGACGCCGGAGCGACGCGTCGCAATTCCTCGCGCGTGCGGGGTCCGTCCAGAAAAACAAGATCtttatatttgacattttattcaGTATAATTCTGATTGCTGATTATGCCGTGATGTGGTCACCCGTCTGAATGTATTTCGGCCTCAATTGATGTCAatcgtttgtgtgtgcgtgtgtgtcagagGCGTGTGTGTTGAGCAGGTCTCCCCCTGCCGGTGGGTTGTGGTCAGAGCAGTTGCCGCCTCACCTGCACAGGAACAAACAGGTACGCCGCGTGTTTGTCAGCCAAATATGCGAGCTTAAATGCTAAAGGTGGCGCACACGCGTGTCTCCGGTCACCGGCAGCTCGAGGACGCGCTGCGGCGGCGGGACGAGGAGATGGCTCGCCTCCGGGACGAGAACGACAAACTGCGCCGATTCCTCGACCGGTCGTCCGGCGACCTAAACCAAGTGAGACAAACACCGTTTCCACGATAGACGTAAATGACCGACCGGTCGCCGCTCGCTGTCGGGACACGTTTCGACAAACGGCCGTTCGCGGTCCCATTGCCACTTGGAGGATCTcacaaaagtgtgcacacccctgTCGCGCGTGCGAGCGCGACCGCCTCACGGCTGACGCGGAAACACTAACGAGTCGCATGCAAAATGGCCGATTGGGCGCAATTTGGATATTTTCACTTCGCTGCGGACACGAACAGACATATTTCCAATAATTGATTGAAATACCAAGTCTTGCTTTTAACACAATAAAGTCTTGATTAAGCAAGCAtaccctccccaaaaaacaaaaacaaacagaaacatgaagaaaaatgtggattcttttcaagaaaaatttcAATCCGCGGGTGCCAAAGCGCGAGTATGCGGCGTCCAACGTAGATTCAATTCTGTTGCGAGCGGTTTCAACTTGAACGGCTGCCTTGTAATATTCGGACTCGCCTCCTAAAATCCACATTCGCTGTTCGTCTTGACAGTGACGAACGACTGGCGAATCAccattgaatcagaatcagaatcctctttatttgccaagtatgtccaaaaaacacaccaggaatttggctccggtcgtcggagccgctcgaggaCGACGACAGGcggtcgattgacagagaaaaactttggagacagaaagacattgagaaaaaaagaaaaaacactcactgagcaataaagggttgctagttgtctggtaatgccggtacatttttttcccccttctgagTATTtgaaaactctctctctctctctctctctctctcgctctctctttctgtctgtctatcaGAGCACCATAAAAGATGCATGATGCATTTTGGCTGTTGAGAATATCCGTGCAGTTCCTCGTCATCGGACGCTTCGTTCCGCGGAGATGATCGTCTCGGGGTAGACGGCGGGCGCCGCTATTGTACAACGACGCGTGCGCAATAAGTCGAAATGGCGGCAGAAGTAAACAACGGAAGTTGCCGCAGAGCTTCGCTGCATCGCAGCTCGTCAGAATAAAATATATCGGCTACTTCGATTCGTTTTCAGTCAAATGCGGAAATTCAGggtttggtttttttcaatCCAAATTGCCACTCATGCATTCGTAGTGGTGCTGTGTTGCGTAATTTCGAGGGGAGGCGTGCAGAACGGGAGGCTACCACCTGGACTGGAAGACAAAAACAGGTTTTTGACACTGTGAAGAGAGGAAGTACTCAGAACACAAATAAATGTTGTCGTTGTGCAGAAATCGAGCGCCGACAGAACCAAGAATCTGAACCGGAAGCGGCCGTACCACGTCGGACGCTTCCAGAACTCCGCTCTGCGCCACCTTCGGGTCACCGAGCACGTTTGTCGGAACCTTAGCTCCGAGTTCAGTTCTACCGAGTTCGGTTCCGACGAATCCGGTACCGCCGCCTCCGAACCCGCGCCGGACCTTTGGGTCCTGAGGACTCTCGGTCCGAAGGACCCGGCCGCCGTCGACGTGTCCTCACCGCTCGCCCGCCAAATCGAGAGCCACCGGTCAGACTTCAGCCACGGCGGCCCCGAAGGTCCGCGAAGTCCTCCCGCCTTCTCGGCGTCCACTCCAAACCGCAGCGGTCCGCCCCCAGGACACCTGTTTCCCGAGGAGACTCGCTTCGGCCAGGCTCCTTTCAGCGATCCGGTCCCGAACTGGTCCCGTACCCCGCAGACTCCGTGGCGAGTCAATTGTCCCGAAGGGGGACGTCCGGACTTGGCCTTTGCGATGTCCCTGAGCCCAGCCAGTAGCGTGAAGACCCTCAGCTACCCTCAGGGGCAGGCCTTCGTCAGGACGGATCCCAAAGGACGCTACAACTTCACCTGGTTGCCTACACGCACCTCCAGATACCAGGACCTGGGTGGTGGACTCGAGGGGCCACGCAAACCCCGAGACCTGAGACTACTTCATGGAACCTGACTCCTAGATTATCATTCACTTATGCCTAACTCAGAACCAGTTTGTCTCTCTGAGGCCACCGTAGACAAGTGTATAGGTTGCCAAGCTAATCGTTGTAGTTAGAAAtaaacatgttgatgtacagtgGAAGCCACAGTTTCCTATGATTCTgttttgaaccttttttttgggggtctaAATTTTGGCCCGGTTTTCATACTTCGGTGTGGTTTTCATGcaaaacaaccaacaaaaaatgtgattcTGTACGTCAACTCCCGAAATTGATACGAGCTCATTTGAAGAATTTCATAAATTGTGTATAAAATAGGGATGCAactaattattgttttaatattagattcatctgtcaattattttttcaatgaatccgattaaaaaaaaaaaaaacatttttactttccaTCCCTTCATTTCAAAACAGGACATTCTTTCAAATTAAAAGTGCGTAAAggtcacaaacataaattgatgatgattcagttCTTGCTTTGGTCTGGAACATccatccaaaaaaaatacaaataaatcaatcattgggcaaaaatgttgatcattgttttccaaagtaaaaacagtctttttgattttgaaaaaacacaaagatagTACATAAAGGATGATTGAAATCGTAGAATATTTGCGGCTgtgaggctgaaattccgaggatttgaGCAATTTTAAGTGAAATGAGGTCTCTAAAGGTTGAATCCAATTCTGAAAACCTTTGTTgaataatttgataatcaattagctGTCGCTTCATCGATTGCCGCACCTCTGGTATAACGTGTTCAACAGACGGCGAGGCATATTCCGCAATGCAATTAGCAACTCGAGAAAATAACAAACCTCCCGGTCTGCTCGGCAACACTCGTAAcatcttgccaaaagtcagacCTTCGGAATAAAAGCCTGGCAATATTCTGACCGTTTTGCCACACTTTTCCGGGCCACATGGTTATGGCTGCTTTCACAGTCACGCATGTGGTTTTTTATGTAATGTCtcaataatgttatttttttttaatatatgtactttatatttttgggtgttgttgggGTTATCGGAGGGGGTTATTGCTTTGAATCTTGGTTGTAGTCAGACTTTCAGGAACGGATTTCTCTCCCGAAAAGCGAGCTTCCACCTCCCATCCGTCCATCCGCTTTCTGTAacgggtctcgggcgtgctggcgcctatcccagccatcttcgggcgagaggcggggtacaccctgaaccggtcggcagccaatcggagggcacagacaaacaaacaaccgttcgcagtcacatgcacacctacgggcaatttagagtctccaatgaatgcgtgtttttgggatgcgggaggaaagcggagcgcccggagaaaagccacgcaggcgcggggagaacatgcaaactccacacaggcggggccggggtttgaaccccggacctcagaactgcgaggcggacgCGCTTCAGAACGaaatatattaattattattattaacaaaacGATTATTAGATTGGAATTAAAATGTAAGCATAATTTCCGACTATTCGACTGGACGCATTTGGGCCGAAGCgcgttagcatgttagcttgtTAGCTTGTGAGCTTGTTAGCTCCCTGCCCGTGTTTCCCAACAGTTGGCGGTCCACGGCTCCCCGGAGCCCACCGCCACTCCCCCCGCCCGGCCCTCCCTCCGCAATGACGGGGAGGCCATCTCCCCGGGGGTCCCCGAGAGAGCCGGCCCGCTCCCCCGAGACGGAAGCGGCGTGTCCGAGCGCTCCGTGGCTAATAACGCGGTCGGCGAGGGGGCCGCAGATGCCGGCCAGATTGGCGGCCTTGGAGCGGAACGCGGGAATGCGAAGGCGGGTGCGACGGGGATCCCGCCGAGATCACACGGAGATCACGCCCGGCCTCTCCGCCGACGGCTCATTAAGGAGGACGGACGTGAAACTCAATCCGTCCTCGGACGAGCGTTCTCGCGCAAGTCGACAGCTTGAACGCTCGACGCGGCCGACAGCACGACGCCCACCGGCCAccgttctcacacacacacacacacacactaatgagTCGACACTTCTCACATCTCACTTCTTCTTCTGGCCCTGAAAAGCCCTGAAAATGCTCGCGGTTCTTTGTGTCCGATGAAACTAACGCTGACCCTACACTGGCCTCAATGGCTCACGTCTCCCACTACGCTGGAACGCAACCCTGACCCGAAATCCGGACTCCTGTCTTTTCGCTCGGGCTTCGACACGACACGAACGCTTCAAATTGATTGGCTTCTTTGTCCCCAAATCAACCCTGGCCCCGGTCCTCACCCTTGAACCCGAACTCCCCCTCAAGCCTAACCCCAAGCCAGGGGTCAGCGACCTTTTCCAAAGCCAGAGCTACGCGCCTGTCGTTGCGGCGTGGAAATACGGGCAGGTGCCTGAATATCGGAACATGGACCCGATCCGGTACCCGCGTGACCTACTTGCGCAGTCGGCAAAGCCGGTAAAAGCACTTCCGCCTCCGAATGGCGAAGGGGACCGTTTGAAAGCGCTCGTAGCAGCTGCAAATGGGGCATTTCCTTTCACTTTTGTCAGTTCAGCAGGTGAAATGCATGCTCTGttggattcaggtcaggtgattgacttggcctaACATGGCTTCCCACTTTTGCAGTAGTTCCATCGCTTGggtttgagatcagcacagcttttgagtggaACATAAAGATTAGGAGTTGAATCTCGGCACGTCACGTCCATTGCGAGGGACGGATACGACAACATCAGAAACCGAAATTATTGGTCCTTGCGCAACAGCACGGCGAGATTAGAAACTCAAGAAACTCAAAATGCAGCCGCgtagaaaataaacaatgaaaatgaacataGGTGAACGTGCTGGAAGTTGGAcaggtttaggcacctcacCCCCCAACAGAGGATggacagtgggtacggaaagtattcagacccccttaaatgtttcactcttggTTATATTTCcgccatttgctaaaaccattcGAGTTCATTCTTTTCCTCATtaacgtacacacagcacccatattgacaggaaaaaaacggaatttttCTGGCGGAGGGCTGCAGCGATggctgactttctagaactttctcccatctcccgagcGCATCTCTGGAGTTCGgccgcagtgatctttgggttcttcttgacctctctcaccgaggctctCCTCCCCCGATGGCtccgtttggccggacggccggcTCTAGGAAGGGCTCTGCtcttcccaaacgtcttccgtttaaggattacggaggccactgtgctcttaggaactttaagtacagcagacattttttttgtaaccttggccagatctgtgccttgccacaattctgtctcggagctcttcaggcagttcctttgatctCAAGATtgtcatttgcactgacatgcactgtgagctgtaaggtctcatATAGATCTTATCTTTGGGTCCTCTCCCCACGTGTTGTGTGCTACTATGCTGCCACCTGTTGGTGTGGCGAGTGAAGCAAGATCCGCACGGAATGTAACCCAAAATTGATGAGATTTTATGCTAAATAACCTTTCGCAAGGTTATTGAGCATAACCTTGCGAAATTCTTCTGAATTGATGAGCCTCAAATTAGTACATTGGATTCAACTATATTGTATGTAAAATTACATTGCAGTACGGAAAAGTCCATTTAATCCAATCTGGAATGTTTAATCAAGCCCTTTTCGTAAGGACTCTGAGATATCCCCGGTGACAATGAACGCAGCTTTGAAAACAAGTGGTTTGTGTCGACAAACTACTACAGAAGCTGACtggtaaaaatacaaatacatccCCTTCTTAATGACGTCCGTCTCCATTTTAAAATAGCTACGGTGCtgatttgtcttctttttttggttgcaaataaatttataaataaaatattgttgcaTTTTTCGTTTACATAACGACACCGAGACGTCCCACGTGACCACGAACGTCACCTCGTGAAGGCAAATTACCGGGCAAGGTACCGCGGCAAAATTGGGATTTTCGCCGAAGacgaaatataaaaaaaatatattgatgaATGTATGAATGTTTTTGCTTTATGTTATGTTTCATCTCAGTAGGGGAAGGAGTAATCATCCACATTACAGCCTAACAACGTGTTAGCGATTGATGCAAGTCAAATACGTGTGTGTAGTTCACCTCCGGTGCGATGGTGGCGCTATAGCAGTAACACTTGTCGATTGCCAAACAGGAAAAACAGGACGTAATTTCATGTAGTCTATATTTCGCGTCTTTTTTTCGAAACAATGTCGATCGAACAGGAAACTGATTTTCACCACACCATTATACAAAAATAGCGCGTTTGTGCATTGTTATAAGAAAACAACTCTGTGTTTTCTTTGGCAGTGGAGGACTATTTTAACGCTATTGAGAGTGTTATGTTTATCGCTAAATTACTGTTGGTTCGACGCGGAACACGTGACCTATGAGTGCGTCCTGCGCATTCTTTTCATTTATAGAATGAAAAGCAACACAATTGTCCCTTTATGATTTATGATGCATgtttattataattaaaaacCCACCGTTGTGTTATTTGCTTGTCGAAGAACATTGTGACGCCAGTATATGAGATAAGTTTATTGCTGCTTTCCGATTGGACCAATGTGGGTCACCTGACCCACAGGAACCAGCATTTCCCAAGCATTTGTTTCATGtaatgggggaaaaacaacacGTTTGTCCCCATTGTCAATTAAATTGTGTGCAGATGTTGTTTGGCGTGTAAATATGTCTTATTGGCGGTCGTTGTCGTGTGTCACCGTCACTGTAGCTCGTAGTGTCGGGAGTGAAATGGTCCCCCGTGGCGTTTGGACGTTATCGCTTCTCGGCCTTTTGGCTAAGATCAAGTGTAGTATCTGttcttatcagtttaatatctgatacgtcccctatccggggaccatatattaaattgatttttggaaCTGGGAGATGGAATAGGGGCTTGCTCCGTCCACTCCACGCATCGACCTGGTATTGCAGTACCTCCAGGAACGGTGCACTCCCTCTGCTGGTTCAAAACAATAACTACATGAGCGTGCGTAAGTACCTCCCGTGAATTGAGGAGGAAGTTGTTGGTTGAAGGCTCTTATTCGAATGTTATCTGTTAAAGTCTTGCCTTTTTTTCATAGGAAGTGCttctaaagaaaaacaattctcgatgtaatccttttttttttattttattcgttCCCCAaaagttatttgtttttatggaaatttcttttttcttgacaaaagttgaattttcacaattttaagaAGTCCTAATTTTCTGAAAACAACAACGGAGATCAAAGAATTGCTTTTACAAAAAAggcatacaatttaaaaattcattttgtcatttgaagTCACATTTATTTATGCTTCGGTCGGGAAGGAATCGAACTTGTGTCTCCCGTGCGTAGACTCTTCTCGCGAGATCCTCATTCATCGCGATGGTTCAGGCGTATCAACAGAACGCGGGGGAGGAGgtggaaaatccatccatccattttctttagcgggtcacgggcgtgctggagcctatcccagctatcttcgggtgagaggcggggtacaccc encodes:
- the gmnc gene encoding geminin coiled-coil domain-containing protein 1; translation: MANTRLLCHPIITCTKHLTVAQGEKLRHCARPRGVLPASPLPSRDLLTSFPRVLPSVEMRRTEKKEQCEIDSCWVDGRLLEAFYSAALSRRDLGAALVSVSMETLTSTWAPVDRCDVIDAGATRRNSSRVREACVLSRSPPAGGLWSEQLPPHLHRNKQLEDALRRRDEEMARLRDENDKLRRFLDRSSGDLNQKSSADRTKNLNRKRPYHVGRFQNSALRHLRVTEHVCRNLSSEFSSTEFGSDESGTAASEPAPDLWVLRTLGPKDPAAVDVSSPLARQIESHRSDFSHGGPEGPRSPPAFSASTPNRSGPPPGHLFPEETRFGQAPFSDPVPNWSRTPQTPWRVNCPEGGRPDLAFAMSLSPASSVKTLSYPQGQAFVRTDPKGRYNFTWLPTRTSRYQDLGGGLEGPRKPRDLRLLHGT